Genomic window (Jeotgalibaca ciconiae):
CTTTTGGTAAGTTATTTAGATAAAAATCATTATCTAACTATAACTAATTATAAAGTACTTAAGTCTTTTATCAAAACGATAACACTTTTATACAACAAAAGAAGCTGGAATGATCATCCCAGCTTCTAATTAACTAATTATATAAATCATTCTCTTCCTTTTGTAAGTTAAGAAGATGATCACGTAACTCGTTTTCCATAGAAGAAAGCTCTGTTTCCGCTTCGCGACGCTTAATACGTCCTTCTTGTTGGATTTTAAGGGTTTCTTGAAGGGTTTCTACTAAATCTTGTTGGGTCTTTTCAAGTGTTTCAATATCAATCACGCCACGTTCATTCTCTTTGGCTGTTTCAATAGCGGAAATTTTTAACATTTCAGAGTTTTTCAGCATCAGATCATTGGTCGTTTGCGACACTTGACGTTGAGCAGTGACAGCATCTTTTTGACGAAGAAGTGTCATTGCAATTGCGACCTGATTTTTCCATAAAGGAATGGCAGTGTGAATGGAAGCTTGGATTTTCTCAGCTAATGCCTGATTCGTATTTTGGATCAAACGAATTTGCGGAGCTTGTTGGATCGTCATTTGTCTCGCTAGACGTAAATCATGGGTTCTTTTTTCTAAACGATCTAAGAACTGGTTCAAGTCATTAACGATTTGTACATCCATTTGGCTTTTTGATTGTTCTGCCGTTGCAATTGCAGCTGGAATTTTGCTAGTGGATAGTTCTTCCATTTTTACTTCTCCAGCAGCAATGTAAATATTTAGAGCATGGAAATAATCTTCATTTTTTTTGTAAAGTTGTTCCAACATAATATTGTCGTTCAATAAACCATTTTTTTCACGATCTAACTTCACAGCGATTTTATCAATTTGTGCGCCGATTTGTTGGTATTTCGCAGTCATTTCATAGACACTTTGTTTGATTTTCCCAAACATTTTTCTAAATATATTATTATCTTCAGCACGTAGGTCATCGGGGCTTGTCTCATTTAACTTAAACATCAACTCATTTAAGGAATTACCGATTTCACCTGTGTCCTGATTTTGAACATGGGCAAGCATGGAGTGTGAAAAATCACCTAATTGCTTTTGAGCAGCGGCTCCGTAACTAATAATCGCCTGCATATTATTTTCATCAATTTGTTCTGCTAAAGCTACCGCTTGTTTTTTCCGGTCTTCTGGTAAACGATCTAATAATTTTTCGGTTTTACTATTTTCCTTTAATTCTGTATTTTCTACTTTGGCTGCTGGATTGGCATATGGATCAGCAAAAGGATTAGCTAGTAAATCTTCCAGTTCTTTATTTACATTTTGATCAGTTGTTTCAGGCTTATTTTCCAATGAAATCCCTCCTATTATAATTCATTTTCTGAAGGTTCTTTTACTTCAATATTCTCTTTATTATCTCTTTTCAATACATGATTAGCAAGTTCTAACTCGATATCCATGTTGTCAATATCATTAGACATAAAATCAAGATACTCTTTCGTAATCAGCTTACACATTTCATCAATCGTAGTAGCACTATTTTCTAATGATTGATAAGTTTCTTTATTTTTGGCAATATGACCGTCGATTTCTACATATTGATCCGTAAGCTCTTTTAAGTTCGGCAGATAAGTATAGAGAAGTTTGTTAACTTCATGCAGGCGCTCTGGTTGCTCTACAATATGCTTAAAGAAGTCCTTTAAGATATTGATGGTATTGTTTCGAGTAACGATTGCCTTCAATTTATTCCGCGATTGAACATTTTCTTCGATTTTATAAATATCTTCTCGAGCAGAATGCATCGTATTACGAAATAAATTCATCTCGTCTTTTGATAGACCTTTCGAACGATAAAAATTTTCTTTTTGAGAAGAAACGCGTTCTAACGGTTTTCCTTTGACCGGCGTGTATTTTCCATTTTTTGTACTCCTTTTTACTTTTGAAGAGCGATAGTATAAAACAATCCCCATAATGATTGTTAAAATAAGGGAGGTAATAAGATCGAATTCAAAAATAAACAGGAATATTACTAAGCCTATTAAACATATGACACTTGAGAAAGTATATTTCAGGATTTCTTTCGTATTATTAAACATAAGTGGTCCTCCTTAGCTTCTTGCTGAAATCTTTCTTTCCTTAATTTTAGCACACATAGCTTAGAAACACCTATCGGTCAAAAGGATGATTTTTAGTCAATTTGAAATGAAATCTTGTATTCAGGAAAAGAATTGGGGTATCATAGACTTAAATGGCATGAAGAAGTGAGGATTAATACATGGAATTTGAAGAAAAAACACTAAGTACAGAAACGATTTTTGATGGAGTCTTGGTTCATTTGGAAAGAGAAGAAGTGCTGCTCCCAAATGGTAAAACTTCGATTCGGGAAATTATTCGTCATCCAGGAGCAGTTGCCATGATACCTTTCACAAAGGAAGGAAAAATGGTCTTAGTTCGTCAATTTCGTAAACCGTTAAATCGCACGGTGATAGAAATACCGGCTGGAAAGCTAGAGAAAAATGATCTGGAACCATTGGAAGCTGCAAAACGTGAATTAGAAGAAGAAACGCATTATGCGGCAAGGAATTGGTCGGAGTTGGAAACAATGTACCCATCACCTGCTTATTTAGATGAGAAATTCACTATTTTTCTTGCAGAAGGTCTTGAAAAAGTTGCCGACCCTTTGCCTCAGGATGAAGATGAATTTGTAGAAGTAGTAGAATGTACGTATGAAGAGGCGTTGAAATTAAAAGCATCAGGTGAAATTTGCGATGCGAAAACATTATACGCTCTGTTATACTGGAAGTTGCGCTTATTAGAAAAGGAAGCTTGATGATGAGTAAAAAAGAAAAAAAACAATTAATCACACGTAAGAATTACCAAGAATATCTTCAAAATGAAACAAAGAAAAAAGAAGAAAAAGATACGAAGGTAAATTTACGGAGCGAAAAAAATAAAGTAAACACAGAAGAACAAAAAACAGAAAAGAAAAAAACAAAAAACACTGCAAAGACACGATTGACAGTTAAAGAAAAAGGTCGCAGATTAGATCGATTTTACAACTGGTCGATTATCATTGTGCTTGTTGCAATTGTTCTTGTTTTTGTATTAGCGTTTGTCATTTGATGCAACCATAAATTTTACTAAAGGGAATGTGAAAAGATTATGATCGGTATTATCGGAGCAATGGAAGAAGAAACACGCGTTTTACTTGAAAAAATGGAAAATCCTCAAAAAGAAGTGATTCATCATCTTGAGTATATATCAGGTTTGATTGACAATAAAAAAGTAGTTTTGGCTCAATCTGGAATCGGAAAAGTAAATTCTGCTTTAGCTACGGCATTTTTAATTGATCGATATAAACCTGAAGTAGTCATTAATACGGGCTCTGCCGGCGGTTTAAAACATACCTTAGCAGTAGGGGATGTTGTTATCGCGGATTCACTAGCTTATCATGATGTAGATGCTACAGTATTCGGTTATCAAAAAGGACAGGTTCCACAAATGCCTGCTCTCTATGAAAGTGCCCCCAATGTTGTCGAGAACATCATGAAAGCTGCGCAAGAAGTTGGCTTAGCAGCAGAAAAGGGTCTGATTGTTTCAAGTGATTCTTTTATTGCAAGTAAGGAAGAAATTACTCGAATTATATCAGAATTCCCAGAAGCTTACGCAACAGAAATGGAAGGGGCATCGATCGCTCAGACTTGCTATACCATGGATGTACCATTTGTTGTGGTTCGCGCGATTTCGGATCGCGCAGATGAGGAAGCATCCATCTCATTTGATGACTTTATTGTGGAGGCAGGCAAAAAATCTGCGGAAATGGTCATTGAATTTATTAAATATTATTCTGAGTGAGAATGAAAAGGAGCAGATTGCTCCTTTTTTTATTGCCTAGGGGATTATAAGTTCAGCCATCAATGTCTAGCTCCCAAGTCCTGACCTAATGAAAAAAAGATAAATTTGCCCCATTGCGCGCTTCGCTGCTCATTCAGGGTCAAATTTCCTATTTTTTCATAGGCCAAGGCGGACTTGTCCGCTTTTCTTATTGCCTAGGAAAAGAAAAATTTCTCAGAATTTAATGGACCCCCCAAATACACGGAGCTATTTCCCTAATCTCGTCTAGTGGAAAATTGAGCACGAGTCACTGGATGAGATTCACGATTATTCTCATCCAGTGACCACTAAAGAGTTCACTACTAGATGAAATTGTACAAAACACTATAGGAATAGATTGGGTTAATCTCACTTTTTTAATGAAAACCATGTGAATTTCATAATTAACAGTATTTTTTAACTGTTTTTTAATAAGAAAACGCTTTAAATCAAGATTTAGGTTGTAATTTATACTTTCTTGAAGTAGAATAAGCGATAAGTTAATTGAGAATCATTCTCAATTAGAATGATTCTCATTAAGTAGAAATAGAGAAAGGATTTTTAGCATTTTTAAATTTTTATAAAATATATATGCTTTTCAAGCATTCAAGATAGATAGGGAGAGATAAGTATGGGAAAACCTAAATTTTTAAAAGTGACTATGAGCATAGTGATATCGACTTTCATATTAGCAGCTTGTACAAACACAGGAGAGGAATCGGTTGAATCAGAAGTTACAGAATCCGTAACGGAATCTGTTACAGAGCCGGCTGAAACTTCCACGGTAGAAATCACCGACGCTCATGGAACGGTTACTGTTCCGGTAAATCCTAAGAATGTAGTTGCTTTGGATAATAGAATTTTTGAAACTTTAGCTGATTGGGATATTGAATTAGCGGCTGTTCCAAAAGGGGTAATGCCTGCGGATTCGCCATACGTTAGTAATGAATCAGTTCAAGATATTGGAAACCATCGAGAACCAAATCTTGAAATAATAGCAGCTGTAGAACCTGAGCTAGTGATTGTGGGCCAAAGGTTTGCTGGGTATTATGAAGAGATAAAAGAATTGGTACCAAATGCAGCTGTTATTGATCTTAATATTGACGTATCTGAGGAAGCTGATACACCAGGGGATAACTTGGTAAATGGCCTTAAAGATTCTACAGTTTCTTTGGGACAAATCTTTGATAAAAATGAAGATGCTGAACAACTGATTGCTGAATTTGATCAAGTCATCGAAGATGCTAAGACTGCATATAATGGAACCGATACAGTTATGAGTGTTGTCGTTTCTGGCGGGGATATTGGTTTTTCTGCTCCTCATTCTGGTCGTGTTTGGGGACCAATGTATGATATTTTCGGGTGGGTTCCTTCATTAGAAGTCGACAATTCTACTTCAGATCATCAAGGTGATGATGTTTCTGTTGAAGCGATTGCACAAAGTAATCCTGATTGGATATTTGTACTCGACCGTGATGCTGCAGTATCCTCTACATCTGACGCAGTTCCTGCTCAGGATGTTATTGATAACTCACCGGCTCTTCAAAATGTAACGGCCATTTCTGAAGGACAGATTATTTACGCACCAAAAGATACTTATACAAATGAATCAATACAAACTTACATTGAGTTATTTGAAGAACTTGCAACTAGTTTAGCAAAGTAGTGGAGTAAAATGTCAAAAAAAACAATAAAGAAAACGTTTGGGACTGAGAATACTCAGTCCCAACATTCTAATCACAATAAAATATGGACAAAACCTTTTATAATAGCAATGATCGTTGTAATTATTTTAGGTATTATATCACTGTTTACGGGCGTTTATGATATACAAGGGCAAGAGGACGGAATGAATATGTTTTTCATAACTCGTGTTCCAAGAACGATGTCATTAATGCTTACTGGAGCAGCAATGTCCATGGCAGGACTCGTAATGCAGCTTATTACACAGAATCGTTTAGTGGAATCCACTACAACAGGAACTGTTGAATGGGCAGGTTTGGGGCTTATTTTTGTTTATTTATTATTTCCTGCACCTACTTTGGTTCAAAGAATGACGGGTGCAATCGTTTTTTCTTTTATAGGAACGATGATTTTCTTTTTCTTTTTAAGAAGAGTAAAACTTCGTTCTTCTTTAATAGTTCCCATTATTGGAATGATGCTTGGAGCGGTCATTTCTGCATTTTCCACTTTTATAGGGCTTGTTTTTCAAATGACTCAAAATATTGAAAGTTGGTTTGTAGGGTCTTTTGCATCGGTTCAAATTGGAAGGTATGAATATTTATGGTTGATTGTTATCATTACTTTTTTTATTTTTATCTACGCCGATCGATTGACTTTAGCGGGATTAGGGGAAGATGTTACCATAAGCCTGGGAGTAAATTATAATATAATTGTTCTTCTGGGAACCATTCTTATTTCTTTTGCTGTGGGAATCGTCGCTGCTGTTATTGGAAATTTACCATTTTTAGGTTTGATTGTCCCAAATATTGTTTCAATGTATAGAGGCGATGACCTTCGAAGTAATTTGCCATGGGTATGTGTGTTAGGAATGGGTACAATAACTATTTGTGATATAATTTCCCGAACAATTATCATGCCCTTTGAAGTACCTGTTTCTTTGATACTTGGAACGGTGGGGGCAATCGTGTTTATTGTTATTTTATTAAGACAAAGGAGGCCAAGATGAACGAATTATACAGTAATAGAAAAAATGTTGACATCGATCCTAGCCTCCATAATGACAATAGATCTGCTAGAGCTTTTCGGACGAAGAAAGAAGAGAAACGTTATTGGATTTTGCTGATAATATTGATTGCTTTGGGACTTCTTTCTTCCTATGGACTTTTGGTTCATAATAATCCAGTTCCAGTAGATTCACCTTCTTTTATCCCGGTTGTTAGAAGAAGATTAGTAGCCCTTATTGCAATGATTATTACTGCGGTTTGTCAAAGTTTGTCGACCGTTGCTTTCCAATCGATTACCAATAATAGAGTGATAACTCCTTCACTTTTAGGATTTGAAGCACTTTATTCCACGATTCATACGAGCACGATATTTTTCTTTGGTGCCGGGACGTTTATAAATTTCAGTGGTGTCGGATCGTTTTTATTTCAAGTTATTGTCATGGTCTTAATGTGTTTGATTCTTTATGGCTGGCTGCTTTCTGGAAAATACGGAGACTTACAACTGATGCTTTTAGTTGGTGTTATTATTGGAACTGGGCTGAGGTCCTTTTCATCTTTCATGAGAAGACTTCTTGCACCGTCTGAGTTTGATATTTTACAAGCAAGATTGTTTGGTTCTGTTAACAATGCGGATTCTGAATATTTTCCTATTGCCATTCCAATTGTAATCATTGCAGTTATCCTGCTGCTTGTTTTTTCTAAGAATTTAAATGTATTGTCGCTTGGAAAGGATGTTTCTACATCTTTGGGAGTGAGACATCAACTTAGTGTAATTTATACGCTTGTAGTAGTTTCGGTTTTGATGTCGATTTCAACAGCTTTGGTTGGACCGCTTACTTTCTATGGATTTTTAGTGGCAACATTAAGTTATCAAGCAGCGCCAACTTATGATCATAGATATATTTTTCCAATGGCTCTCGCTATAGCATTTTTAATAATAACAGCTGCATACTTTTTTATGTATCATGTATTTAATGCTCAAGGTGTTGTTTCAGTTATTATTGAAATGTTTGGTGGAATAACATTTTTAATTGTAATTTTAAGGAAGGGTACTTTATGATAAAAATCGATAATGTAAAAAAGGTGTACACGGATGAAGTAGAAATAGGACCTTTAAATATTGAAATACCAAATGCTGGTCTCACCTCTTTAATTGGACCAAATGGTGCCGGGAAATCTACGACGCTATTGATGATTGGAAGACTTTTGGATATGAATGAAGGCAAAATTAAGGTAGCGAATATGGATGTTTCTGAAACAAAATCAGAAGATCTAGCAAAGGTTTTGACCATTTTGCGACAAGAAAATCATTTTGTAACAAGACTTACGATTAGACAATTAGCTGGTTTTGGACGTTTTCCTTATTCAAAGGGAAGATTAACGAAAGAAGATGAGGCTATTATTTCTAAATATATCAATTTTTTGGGTCTGACTAATCTAGAGAATAGGTACCTGGACGAGCTTTCTGGGGGGCAAAGGCAAAGGGCGTATGTCGCAATGGTTTTATGCCAAGAGACCGAATATATCCTTTTGGATGAGCCGCTGAATAATCTAGATGTTGCTAGTTCTGTTCAAATGATGGAACATTTGAGATATGCTGCTAATGAATTTGGCAGAACAATCGTGACTGTTCTGCATGACATCAATTTCGCAGCTAGATATTCTGATAGAATCTGTGCTATGAAGGATGGTCGGATTGTCACATTTGGAACAGTAGAAGAAGTTATGGACTCAAAAGTTTTGACTGATATTTTTGAAACAAAAATTGAAGTGATTGATGGTCCTCATGGGCCAGTAGCTATCTATTAGTTATGAAATTAAAAAAAATGAGTATATTTAAGAAATCTAATGGAAATTTGAAATGGTTGTTAAATTTTCTTGTCTTCGTACTATGAGAAGTGCTTCTATGAAAGTAGAGACACTTCTCTTTTTATCGTGTAAGGAACGGTTTATAATTTTTTCGGCCCTTAAAGTCTAGATACCCAGTCCCCCCGACTTGTTTGACTTTTATCAGGTAAAACTACCCATTAAAATGAAAACTTCCCTTGATAAAAATAACTAATCAGGTAAAGCCTTCTTTTTTATCCCCTCCTTTCCTTGATAACCACTATTTATCAAGGAAAGAGGCCATTAAAATTCTCTAATTGCCTTGATAGACCATTCACCGCCGGAAATAAATTAACTCTATTTGCTATAACAGTTATAATAAAGGAGAGGGAATGTAACCAGACTAAGATTAAATCCAGATAATTGTAAAACGAGCAAAATTAGAGAATTGCCAATATTTGGAGGTGTTAATAATGACAATCGGTTATTTAGTTATGCCACATGCCATTGTCCAAATTGAAGAAGTGGAAGAAAATTGGAAGTTAGTAGAACGTAGGATTGAACAAGTGCAATTTGAGTGTTTAGCATTTGATCCTCACGATGTAAAACGGATGTATGCAGGAACATTTGACCATGGTCTATGGGTCTCTGATGACGGCGGGAAACAATGGCGAGTTGCTGGTAAGGGGATTAATTCTTTTCGGGTTTCAGCAATTGCAGTCAGTCCAGTTGAAGTGATAAATGGAAGAGGAGTCGTTTGGGCCGGAACCGAGCCAAGTCGTCTTTATCGTTCGGAAGATGGTGGGGAAACGTGGACAGATTGTCCGGCTTTACTAGATCTTCCTTCCCAATCCAGCTGGAGTTTTCCACCAAGACCAGATACCCATCATGTTCGTTGGATTGAAGCTGATCGATTTAATCAAGATAAAGTTTTTGTGGGAATTGAATTAGGTGGTGTGATGAGAAGTCTCGATAAAGGATTGACTTGGGAGGATAGAAAGCCGGGTTCTCAGTTTGATTGTCACACAATGGCTACCCATCCCAAGAGAGAAGAACGTATCTATGAAGCGGCTGGCGGCGGTTTTGCTCAATCGCGGAATGGCGGAGAAACATGGCAGACGGAGAATAAGGGATTAGATCCCTTTACTTATTTAGTCAATATTGCAGTAGCTGCGGATCAGCCAGATTGTATACTTGTATCAGGAGCGAAAGGACCACGGCAGGCTTATCAGGCTGAACAAGCACACAGCGTTATTTTGAAGAGAGAAGATAATCAAAATTGGAGACTTATTGAAAAAGGACTTCCAGAGGCGGAAGGAATGACAGTTTCAGCATTAGCTAATTCTCCCACGGAACAAGGAGTATTTTATGCAGCAAATAATAAGGGTGTCTTTCGAAGTGAAACGTATGGAGAAAATTGGGAGAAGCTCCCGTTGAACTGGCCAAAAGCGTATCATGATTTGAGAATGAAGCAGCTCTTAATCAGATGAAGACGATTGCTTTAGTTTTTGTGAAGTAATTTTTCACAGAGAATCTTATGTGCTAAAAGATGGGTAAAAAAATAAGTATAGATTCCACTTAATGCGGATTCTATACTTATTAATTTTAAAGATTAACCTAATTTGTTGTAGTACTCAACGATGTAAGACTCATCAATATCAGCTGTTAATTCTTCACGTAATGGAAGACGGTTCAGAGAACCTTCTAATGTTTCAGTGTCAAAAGTGATGAATTCTGGACGACCAAATAGTGCGTCTACTGCAGCACGGATTGTAGTCATTTCTTTTGATTTTTCACGAACAGCAATTACTTGACCAACTTCCACTTGGTAAGAAGGGATGTCGATACGTTTGCCATCAACTGTAATGTGACCATGGTTTACCAACTGACGAGCTTGACGACGAGTTGAAGCCAATCCCAAACGGTAAACAACATTATCTAAACGACGTTCTAGAAGAACCATGAAGTTTTCACCATGTTTACCTTCAGTCATTTTACCAGCTTTTTTAAATAAAGTAGCAAATTGACGCTCGTTTAAACCGTACATATGACGTAGTTTTTGTTTTTCTTGTAGTTGTAATCCATATTCAGAAAGTTTTTTACGGCTTGTTGGGCCATGTTGACCTGGTGCATAAGGACGACGTTCTAATTCTTTACCTGTACCTGAAAGTGAAATGCCTAAGCGGCGAGATTTCTTCCAGCTTGGTCCTGTATAACGTGACATAATTTTATTCCTCCAATAATGTTTGTTTGGAGTAAAATAATTTGTTTGAAAGCTCAGCAGTGCGTGCAGTTTATCCTTCAATCTTCACCTTATGCAGCCGACAGGGTACGCAATTGAACCTAGATAGGCGATAAGCTGTTGACGCGGAAGCTTTACTTTCGCTGCATTATTTTACACGAAGATTATCATAGCATGCTTGGTAAAAATATGCAAGAAAAAGTCTGGAAAATCACGAAAAATTAAAAGTTAAATAAAATTTAGATTCTTTCCTCAAAAAACGTGAAAGGCTTGCTTTTTTTATGAATTCTTCTATGATATACTGAATGTTGACATCGTGGCCAGCTTTAGAAGAAAGTGGCACCAGTTGAATAGACGGAGGATTCTTAAATGGACTTAATATATTGGTTAGCAGGTATTTTTATCATTGTCTTGATAGGATACGGAATAGTTTTTTACTTAAATCGAAAACAAGCAAATCGCGTTAAAGAGCTTGATGAAAAGAAATTTAAAATGATGGCAATACCAGTAGCCGACAATTTGTATACATTGAAACATCTTAATTTAACCGGTCAAACAAAGCGTACCTACGAAAGTTGGCAAGCAACTTGGCAGACGGTTACCCGTTTTCAATATCCAGAGATTGAAGCAGCTTTATTAAGCGCAGAACAGAGTATTCAGCAAATGAACTTTGTAAAAGCTAAGAAAGCAACTGAAAATGCAGAAAAATTAATCGGTGAAACAAATAGTAGCGTAGAAAAAATAAACAAAGCGCTGGAGGCATTGTTGGAAAGTGCCCAAGAAAATCGCAAAGAACTTGAGGATGTTCAAGAGCGGTACAATGTAATAAGAAAACAATTGCTTGCCCATAGCTTTACATTCGGACCTTCAGTAGAAACACTGGAGAAAAACTTGAATTATATGGAGTTGGACTTTTCTAAATTTAACTCATTGACGAACGAAGGCGACCACATGGAAGCAAAAGAAATCTTAGATCGTATCGCAGAAGATTTAACATTAATGGAAGATTTAATTGAGAAGATTCCTGAATTAAACAAAAAGATAAAAGAAGAATACGAAGAACAAATCCATGATTTAGAAGAAGGATACGAACGTTTAGTCAGTGATAATTACGTATTCGATAAAGTGGATGTACCTGAAAAGATTAAAGACATCGAAGCGGTTATTAAGGACGTAAAAGATTCTATTGCTTTAGCTGATATAGATGAAGCACAGAAGAAAATGGATAAAGTTGAACGTAAAATCGATGACTGCTATGCG
Coding sequences:
- a CDS encoding septation ring formation regulator EzrA, whose protein sequence is MDLIYWLAGIFIIVLIGYGIVFYLNRKQANRVKELDEKKFKMMAIPVADNLYTLKHLNLTGQTKRTYESWQATWQTVTRFQYPEIEAALLSAEQSIQQMNFVKAKKATENAEKLIGETNSSVEKINKALEALLESAQENRKELEDVQERYNVIRKQLLAHSFTFGPSVETLEKNLNYMELDFSKFNSLTNEGDHMEAKEILDRIAEDLTLMEDLIEKIPELNKKIKEEYEEQIHDLEEGYERLVSDNYVFDKVDVPEKIKDIEAVIKDVKDSIALADIDEAQKKMDKVERKIDDCYAVMENEMAAKEFVDRHQSNLSRKMDHVLQSNRYVLLEIDRVSQNFFLNQNELARAEDFEEQLLKENEALRYHEKMLSEHQIAYSLAKSYFEKLSQKLSEMDKEQSDLVAKLSNLRNREKEAKDSVDLFEMDMRNMKRTLEKQHLPGLPKVYLDLFFAVSDRIEDVSAKLNRVKIDMDEIESLVKMCEEDIEMLENRTQEILDNANLTEYTIQYANRYRHSNPEVERAIAESLRLFQEEYEFEKSLEIMKDILNKIEPGAAKKVENGYFEDKSRKSF